CAAAGTCTGTATAGCTGTATGTGGTGAGATTAGAAGTATTTGTAGCCGAGATCATGGGGCTGATGATCTGAGCTTCACTCACAATATCCGTCACACCCCGTAAGATGTAAAAACCCTGGACTCCGGTTTCACTATGAGTAGCCCAAGTTATTCTTACTCTGCCGCCATCGATAGCGGTAGCGTTGAAGCTGGAAAAGACTACAGGAAGGGTTTGTCCTTCAGCACCGGCGATCAGTTCAAGCGTGTATGCTCCTTTGCTGGTTTTGCTACTAACGTTGATGGTGATCGTTTTGTTCCCGGTATCAACTGTTCCGCCGATAGACATTCCTCCGCCATTGATGCGATAACCTGCCTGGCTGGGATCATAGCCCAAACCGGCGTAAGAGAATGTATATGTTCCAGTTAGGAAACTGGAGTTATCAAAATCCAGGCTGTAAGTGAGGCCTTCCGGATCTGAGCCCATACTGATGCTTACTGTCAAAACGTTATTCTCACCCGAAGTGAAGCTCTGAAGGTCAACTGACAGAGATGGACTGGTCAGAGGGCTGAATGCACCGATATTTACTATGGTAGCGTTATCTGTTGAGATTTCCACGCTGCCAGTACCAGCGCTTGTAGCGATTGTAGCCGCATTATAAGCATCAGAATAAGCGCTGTTTTGCTCTTCATTACTGGGGTGAATAGCTTTTATCCGGAAGTAATGGGTAGTATTTGCTTCAAGCCCGCTAAAGACATGGGAGAGCCCGCTTTCATCTATTTCCGCTGAGGATTCAAAGCTCTCAGTTTCAGAGTATTGCAGCTTGTAACTGGCAGCGCCATCGATAGCTGCCCACTCAAGCCTGATAGAGCTGGTAGTAGTCGTTCCGGTGCTGAGAACAGGTATATCCAGAGGTCCTTCTTCCTTTGTAACTGCAATAGTATATGAGCAGTTAGAACCGTTTGTTACACTCAGATCGTATTGCACAGCAGAGCTAAAATCATTGGTTGAATTGCCACTACTTTGGGTAGCTCCATCCACTTTTACGGTTACTCCTGAAGGTACGACAAATGTAGCTATCAGGCTTGTAAGCTCGGCGTCATAAGGAACTTCTACGGATATGGTTTTGGCATTATGATCTATTACCCCGATAGCGCTTTCCGCTGCAAAGGAAAATGCGGTGATAGCCATGGGGGTGATTGTCACGGCGCTGGACTGTGGATCATCTCCGGTAGAATAATTTGCTAATACATAATATTGGTAAGCAGTTCCGTTATTTAGACCATAATCGGTATAGGAATACTCCCCTCTGTAGCTGGTAAGGGGAACAGAATCGACGAAGCTGCCACCTCTGTAGATATCAAAATTTTGCAACCCGCTACCAGTGGCTTTCAACCCAGCGGGAATATCCCAGGTCAGACTTGCTATTTGATTCCCACAGCTCTGAAAGGCGATGCTTGTAATCCCATTGTTGTCGTATTGGATTGTGGGTCCGGTGGCTGTGGACAAGGTGCTGCTTACATTGCTGAAAGCGCCTGCAGCTATCTGGATTTTGAGCGTACTGCTACTATTGATAGAAGCTGATGCTTCGTGGACTTCAGCGTTACCGGCAAAGTCTAAGCTGATTAGGTTGCTATTAATTCGGTCTATTGAGCCAACAGACAAACCTGCTGGTAGATTGCTAACAATGATATCGTTGGGATCAATTCCTGATACAAAATCAGCATTATAAGAATTTATTACTATGACACCATTCAGACTGCCATCATTTGCCGAACTTTCAGTTAGAACTGTAGCGCTATGTAAAGATATGGTAGCCAGATCTTCGATCTGCTCTGAGAAATCGCTAAGAACGGGATTTCCCTCGGCTACTCCGCTTGAGGCACGAGGCTTAACCTCAAATTTGAGAAAGCGGTTTAGATCTGAGGAACTCACATTGTAATTAAGACCCGTTGCCCCAGAAATAGCTAAATATGCTCCATAAGGATCAGAAGAAGTAGAGCGTAACCATCTAA
This genomic interval from Candidatus Cloacimonadota bacterium contains the following:
- a CDS encoding T9SS type A sorting domain-containing protein; protein product: MVKRLIILSLLLIGLVGLYAQSITLSTVSISAEDPLVRVGDEITVSYTFTPSNVMGVQGASYQSNTDKLLILWFSTDDGSGAPIRFDTYDVSSFASFNADDGVVNTNSLTFTLPAAPSSAKSLKVVSALYGTAWDYVTIVHSSAAASSSYLQLNTNQPPTATDVAILNGSIARVGDTLHGTYTYSDAEDDPQSNTTFRWLRSTSSDPYGAYLAISGATGLNYNVSSSDLNRFLKFEVKPRASSGVAEGNPVLSDFSEQIEDLATISLHSATVLTESSANDGSLNGVIVINSYNADFVSGIDPNDIIVSNLPAGLSVGSIDRINSNLISLDFAGNAEVHEASASINSSSTLKIQIAAGAFSNVSSTLSTATGPTIQYDNNGITSIAFQSCGNQIASLTWDIPAGLKATGSGLQNFDIYRGGSFVDSVPLTSYRGEYSYTDYGLNNGTAYQYYVLANYSTGDDPQSSAVTITPMAITAFSFAAESAIGVIDHNAKTISVEVPYDAELTSLIATFVVPSGVTVKVDGATQSSGNSTNDFSSAVQYDLSVTNGSNCSYTIAVTKEEGPLDIPVLSTGTTTTSSIRLEWAAIDGAASYKLQYSETESFESSAEIDESGLSHVFSGLEANTTHYFRIKAIHPSNEEQNSAYSDAYNAATIATSAGTGSVEISTDNATIVNIGAFSPLTSPSLSVDLQSFTSGENNVLTVSISMGSDPEGLTYSLDFDNSSFLTGTYTFSYAGLGYDPSQAGYRINGGGMSIGGTVDTGNKTITINVSSKTSKGAYTLELIAGAEGQTLPVVFSSFNATAIDGGRVRITWATHSETGVQGFYILRGVTDIVSEAQIISPMISATNTSNLTTYSYTDFEISHSGIYYYWLLIQDIDGSESYSSPFSIQVILEGEDSPEIVKTTALKKVYPNPFNPVTTIAYDIAEGGLVMIDIYNHKGQHTRSLVSEHKENRSYTVIWDGRDDNGRQSASGTYIIRMKAPSYDSTRKISLLK